The following coding sequences lie in one Arachis ipaensis cultivar K30076 chromosome B05, Araip1.1, whole genome shotgun sequence genomic window:
- the LOC107641127 gene encoding WUSCHEL-related homeobox 1 isoform X3, which produces MWMVGYNEGGGGDHHHHQLNMVVDHHPHHHHHHPFGASGRKLRPLMPRPMTSPNNSTTTTTTTTNNNNNNNNPCLSLVHNQGNDFFSQYHNHLLGEQNKRENGNNNNNGSAPVVVSSRWNPTPEQLRALEELYRRGTRTPSAEQIQHITAQLRRFGKIEGKNVFYWFQNHKARERQKRRRQMESSDNTNNNHNHPLQNNNHHRDFDSSSEKKELAASRTMVEVEQTKNWASSTNCTTLAEESVSMEREGGAGKAGVAECRADGWVQFEEGELQQRRNFMERNATWHMMMHHHSPCAAAAPPAPAPPVTHLINALTPPPPPPSSSLPLLLPLQPSKLINNNNNLSFFISSENNYNNTTLLHLTTTRSNEDDDDFVDNSIINIHHHHQNENQTLQLFPLRSGDDLHHHINGKGTEISASNDAITPNHHHFFEFLPLKNN; this is translated from the exons ATGTGGATGGTGGGTTACAATGAAGGTGGAGGTGGcgatcatcatcaccatcagtTAAACATGGTTGTTGATCACCATcctcatcatcaccatcatcatccatTCGGAGCTTCTGGAAGGAAGCTAAGGCCTCTCATGCCAAGACCAATGACTTCTCCTAACAACTCAACAACaacgacaacaacaacaaccaataacaacaacaacaacaacaacccatGCTTAAGCCTTGTTCATAATCAGGGCAACGATTTCTTCTCTCAATATCACAACCATTTAT TGGGAGAGCAGAACAAGAGGGAAAAtggtaacaacaacaataatggttcGGCACCGGTTGTGGTGAGTTCCCGGTGGAATCCAACGCCGGAGCAGCTGAGAGCGCTTGAGGAGCTGTACAGAAGAGGGACTCGAACGCCGTCGGCGGAGCAAATCCAACACATAACAGCGCAGCTGAGAAGGTTTGGCAAGATTGAGGGCAAGAATGTCTTTTACTGGTTTCAGAATCATAAGGCTAGGGAGAGGCAAAAGCGTCGCCGCCAGATGGAATCATCTGATAACACTAACAATAATCATAATCATCCACTTCAAAACAACAATCACCACCGTGATTTTGATTCTTCTTCTGAAAAGAAAGAACTGG CAGCAAGTAGGACAATGGTTGAAGTTGAACAGACCAAAAACTGGGCATCCTCTACAAACTGCACTACTCTTGCAGAG GAATCTGTTTCAATGGAAAGAGAGGGAGGAGCAGGAAAAGCAGGAGTGGCAGAGTGTAGAGCAGATGGATGGGTCCAATTCGAAGAAGGGGAATTACAACAAAGAAGGAACTTTATGGAAAGGAATGCCACGTGGCACATGATGATGCATCATCACTCCCCATGTGCTGCTGCTGCACCACCTGCACCTGCACCACCTGTCACACACCTCATAAATGCCCttactcctcctcctcctcctccttcttcctctcttcctcttcttcttcctcttcaaccatCAAAgctcattaataataataataatctcagCTTCTTTATTTCATCAGAAAACAATTACAACAACACCACTCTTCTCCACTTAACCACCACTCGTAgcaatgaagatgatgatgattttgttgATAATAGTATTATTaacattcatcatcatcatcagaatgaGAATCAAACCCTTCAACTTTTCCCTCTAAGGAGCGGTGACGATCTTCATCATCACATTAACGGCAAAGGGACAGAGATATCAGCATCAAATGATGCCATCACCCCGAACCACCATCACTTCTTTGAGTTCCTTCCTTTGAAGAACAACTAA
- the LOC107641127 gene encoding WUSCHEL-related homeobox 1 isoform X2: protein MWMVGYNEGGGGDHHHHQLNMVVDHHPHHHHHHPFGASGRKLRPLMPRPMTSPNNSTTTTTTTTNNNNNNNNPCLSLVHNQGNDFFSQYHNHLSTVGEQNKRENGNNNNNGSAPVVVSSRWNPTPEQLRALEELYRRGTRTPSAEQIQHITAQLRRFGKIEGKNVFYWFQNHKARERQKRRRQMESSDNTNNNHNHPLQNNNHHRDFDSSSEKKELASRTMVEVEQTKNWASSTNCTTLAEESVSMEREGGAGKAGVAECRADGWVQFEEGELQQRRNFMERNATWHMMMHHHSPCAAAAPPAPAPPVTHLINALTPPPPPPSSSLPLLLPLQPSKLINNNNNLSFFISSENNYNNTTLLHLTTTRSNEDDDDFVDNSIINIHHHHQNENQTLQLFPLRSGDDLHHHINGKGTEISASNDAITPNHHHFFEFLPLKNN from the exons ATGTGGATGGTGGGTTACAATGAAGGTGGAGGTGGcgatcatcatcaccatcagtTAAACATGGTTGTTGATCACCATcctcatcatcaccatcatcatccatTCGGAGCTTCTGGAAGGAAGCTAAGGCCTCTCATGCCAAGACCAATGACTTCTCCTAACAACTCAACAACaacgacaacaacaacaaccaataacaacaacaacaacaacaacccatGCTTAAGCCTTGTTCATAATCAGGGCAACGATTTCTTCTCTCAATATCACAACCATTTAT CGACAGTGGGAGAGCAGAACAAGAGGGAAAAtggtaacaacaacaataatggttcGGCACCGGTTGTGGTGAGTTCCCGGTGGAATCCAACGCCGGAGCAGCTGAGAGCGCTTGAGGAGCTGTACAGAAGAGGGACTCGAACGCCGTCGGCGGAGCAAATCCAACACATAACAGCGCAGCTGAGAAGGTTTGGCAAGATTGAGGGCAAGAATGTCTTTTACTGGTTTCAGAATCATAAGGCTAGGGAGAGGCAAAAGCGTCGCCGCCAGATGGAATCATCTGATAACACTAACAATAATCATAATCATCCACTTCAAAACAACAATCACCACCGTGATTTTGATTCTTCTTCTGAAAAGAAAGAACTGG CAAGTAGGACAATGGTTGAAGTTGAACAGACCAAAAACTGGGCATCCTCTACAAACTGCACTACTCTTGCAGAG GAATCTGTTTCAATGGAAAGAGAGGGAGGAGCAGGAAAAGCAGGAGTGGCAGAGTGTAGAGCAGATGGATGGGTCCAATTCGAAGAAGGGGAATTACAACAAAGAAGGAACTTTATGGAAAGGAATGCCACGTGGCACATGATGATGCATCATCACTCCCCATGTGCTGCTGCTGCACCACCTGCACCTGCACCACCTGTCACACACCTCATAAATGCCCttactcctcctcctcctcctccttcttcctctcttcctcttcttcttcctcttcaaccatCAAAgctcattaataataataataatctcagCTTCTTTATTTCATCAGAAAACAATTACAACAACACCACTCTTCTCCACTTAACCACCACTCGTAgcaatgaagatgatgatgattttgttgATAATAGTATTATTaacattcatcatcatcatcagaatgaGAATCAAACCCTTCAACTTTTCCCTCTAAGGAGCGGTGACGATCTTCATCATCACATTAACGGCAAAGGGACAGAGATATCAGCATCAAATGATGCCATCACCCCGAACCACCATCACTTCTTTGAGTTCCTTCCTTTGAAGAACAACTAA
- the LOC107641127 gene encoding WUSCHEL-related homeobox 1 isoform X1: MWMVGYNEGGGGDHHHHQLNMVVDHHPHHHHHHPFGASGRKLRPLMPRPMTSPNNSTTTTTTTTNNNNNNNNPCLSLVHNQGNDFFSQYHNHLSTVGEQNKRENGNNNNNGSAPVVVSSRWNPTPEQLRALEELYRRGTRTPSAEQIQHITAQLRRFGKIEGKNVFYWFQNHKARERQKRRRQMESSDNTNNNHNHPLQNNNHHRDFDSSSEKKELAASRTMVEVEQTKNWASSTNCTTLAEESVSMEREGGAGKAGVAECRADGWVQFEEGELQQRRNFMERNATWHMMMHHHSPCAAAAPPAPAPPVTHLINALTPPPPPPSSSLPLLLPLQPSKLINNNNNLSFFISSENNYNNTTLLHLTTTRSNEDDDDFVDNSIINIHHHHQNENQTLQLFPLRSGDDLHHHINGKGTEISASNDAITPNHHHFFEFLPLKNN, translated from the exons ATGTGGATGGTGGGTTACAATGAAGGTGGAGGTGGcgatcatcatcaccatcagtTAAACATGGTTGTTGATCACCATcctcatcatcaccatcatcatccatTCGGAGCTTCTGGAAGGAAGCTAAGGCCTCTCATGCCAAGACCAATGACTTCTCCTAACAACTCAACAACaacgacaacaacaacaaccaataacaacaacaacaacaacaacccatGCTTAAGCCTTGTTCATAATCAGGGCAACGATTTCTTCTCTCAATATCACAACCATTTAT CGACAGTGGGAGAGCAGAACAAGAGGGAAAAtggtaacaacaacaataatggttcGGCACCGGTTGTGGTGAGTTCCCGGTGGAATCCAACGCCGGAGCAGCTGAGAGCGCTTGAGGAGCTGTACAGAAGAGGGACTCGAACGCCGTCGGCGGAGCAAATCCAACACATAACAGCGCAGCTGAGAAGGTTTGGCAAGATTGAGGGCAAGAATGTCTTTTACTGGTTTCAGAATCATAAGGCTAGGGAGAGGCAAAAGCGTCGCCGCCAGATGGAATCATCTGATAACACTAACAATAATCATAATCATCCACTTCAAAACAACAATCACCACCGTGATTTTGATTCTTCTTCTGAAAAGAAAGAACTGG CAGCAAGTAGGACAATGGTTGAAGTTGAACAGACCAAAAACTGGGCATCCTCTACAAACTGCACTACTCTTGCAGAG GAATCTGTTTCAATGGAAAGAGAGGGAGGAGCAGGAAAAGCAGGAGTGGCAGAGTGTAGAGCAGATGGATGGGTCCAATTCGAAGAAGGGGAATTACAACAAAGAAGGAACTTTATGGAAAGGAATGCCACGTGGCACATGATGATGCATCATCACTCCCCATGTGCTGCTGCTGCACCACCTGCACCTGCACCACCTGTCACACACCTCATAAATGCCCttactcctcctcctcctcctccttcttcctctcttcctcttcttcttcctcttcaaccatCAAAgctcattaataataataataatctcagCTTCTTTATTTCATCAGAAAACAATTACAACAACACCACTCTTCTCCACTTAACCACCACTCGTAgcaatgaagatgatgatgattttgttgATAATAGTATTATTaacattcatcatcatcatcagaatgaGAATCAAACCCTTCAACTTTTCCCTCTAAGGAGCGGTGACGATCTTCATCATCACATTAACGGCAAAGGGACAGAGATATCAGCATCAAATGATGCCATCACCCCGAACCACCATCACTTCTTTGAGTTCCTTCCTTTGAAGAACAACTAA